The window GTTCACGAGGACGACGAGATGCGAACGGGACCGATCGCCGTCGCGATCGACGACTCGCCGGCGGCGCAGGCCGCACTCGAGGTTGCGATCGGCATGGCCGGCGCGCGCGCGATGGCGCTGCAGCTGATCCACGTCTTCGACGGTGCGCCGAACTCCCTGCCCATCAACACAGTGCTCGAGGCCGCGACCAAGTACGCGCGCGCGTGCGGCGTCGCCGCCGAGCTGGCCGTGCACGAAGGCCTTCCGGCCGGCGAGCTTCTGCGCGCCATCGACGCGCACGAGTGCTGCATGATCGTCATGGGCACGCACGGGCGCTCGGCGATCGGGCGCCTCGTCCTCGGCAGCGTCGCGGCCGCGGTCGTCGAGCGCGCGCGCATCCCGGTCGTCACGGTGCGGTGCGCGTAGTGAAGAAAACGGTAACCGCCGTCGCTCTGCTGCTTTCGCTCTCTTCTCTTCCCGCTCTCATCCTCGGCGCCCCGGGCGCGACGCGCGCTGCCGCGTCGCGCGCCGATGCCGGGGCAGTCGTGCGCGGGCGGTATCTCGTGTTGATCGGAAACTGCAACGACTGCCACACGCCGGGCTGGCGCGACTCCGACGGGACGCTGCCGCAGTCGCAGTGGCTCACCGGTAACCGCATCGGCTTTCGCGGCGCGTGGGGGACAAGCTACCCGGCGAACCTGCGGCTCGAGTTTCAGATGCTAGGCGAAGACCAGTGGGCGATCGCGATCCGCACCCGCGGCGGGCACCCGCCGATGCCCTGGCACGACTTGCGCGTGCTCACGCCCGCCGATCGGCACGCAATCTATGCGTTCATCAAGAGTCTCGGGGGTGCCGGCGTACCAGCGCCAGCGGCGCTCCCGCCTTGGCGCGAGCCCGCGACGCCGTATATCGAGACGCGCCCGCGCAATCCGTCCTCGGCGAGTTGACGACGACGATTATGGTGAGCTCCTGGGCGCAGGAACGGGCTGTTGGACGCGGACGGTCATGACCGGCAACGGCGCGTCGCGAATCAACCCTTCGGCGACGCTGCCGTAGACGAAGCGGCCGAGCGCGTTGCGGCCGTGCGTTCCGACCGCGACGAAGCGCGCGTGGACCCGAGCCGCGACGGCGAGCGTCTCCGCGACGGGATCGCCTTCGCACATCTGGCTCGTGAACGGGACGTTCTCGACGCGCACGCGGTCGGCGATTCCCACGAGCTGGTCGGACGTCTGGGCCATCGCGCGGCGCCGAGCGATCGGTGGATCGTAGCCCGGATACTCACCGATCCGGTCCAGATCGTAGTCGTCGAAAACGTGCACGAGATGCAAGGCGCACTGCTCCGAGCGCGCCAGCGACAGCGCCGTGCGCAGGGCCGCGAGCGACGGCTTCGATACGTCGACCGCCACGACGATCGGGCCTAGCGCCGCAACCGTGGCATCGGCGCGCACGGTGAACACGGGCACGTGCGCGCTGCGGACCATGGCGCTCGCGACGCTGCCCAGCATGACGCGCGCCGCGCCGCGGCGGCCGTGCGTGCCGACGACGATCGCGTCGGCGCCGTTGCGCTCCGCGAACTCGCGGAGTGCGTCGGGCGCGCTCCCCTCCATGATCGAGCTGCTCGCGTCGACGCCGTGGGCGGCGGCGCGGGCCGTGGCCTCGAGGCAGAACCCACCGGCCTCCTCCTTCAGCGCGGCGAGCATCCCGCCGACGTCGATCGGCGCGCCTCCCGCGGCGTGGGCATACGCCGGCACGGGGTCGACCACGGTGCAGAACGAGATGCGGGCGGCTTCGCGCGCAGCGAGGGTCAGCGCGAACGCGGTGGCTCGCCGCGAAGGCGCCGACCCGTCGACCGCGACGACGACGTGCTTCAAGGTCCCCATGCCTGCACGCTAGCGCGCCGGTGCGAACGGCCCGTGAACGAGACGTGAAGGCATCGCCGCCGAGCTCGTGTCGAACGGCATCGTCCCTCTGGGCGGGATCTCGACCGTCGGCTCCATCATGTCGACGAGGCGGCGTTCCGTGTACGGATGGCCGGAGTCGTGCACTACGCCAAGCATCTCGCGGTTGTGCTCCAGCGTCTCGAGGATCATTCGCCGCACGCCGCGTTCGGAGAGCGCGCGCACGACACGGTCATCTCCTTCGGCGGCGGGGCGGATGCGGATCGCGTACTCGGAGGTTGCGGCCGAACCGGTCATGAGCCGAGCCTGGCACGCGAACGTGAACGGCTCGCGAAGAAGCCCTTCACGCGACGATCACACCGGCCCGGGATGCTACGCGTATGGACGTGTTCTCGCGCATGCTCGTCGCCGTGGACGGCTCCGGTCCTTCGGACGCCGCCGTCCGGCTGTCGCTTCAGATCGGCAGCGGCCCGGAAGGCGCGCTGCGCTTCGTCTCGGTCTTCGACCCGCACGATGTGGGGGCGCTCGCCGCTGCGCAGCAGGCATGCCGGGATGCGTTGGATGACGCGTGCAGGTCGGCGCGCGAGGGTTCGGCCGGCGCGAGCGCAACGATGCGCACCGGGAATCCGGTCGACGAGATCCTCGCCGAAGCCGACGGCTGGAACGCCACCTGCGTCGTCGTCGGAACGCACGCGCGCAGCGGATTGCCGCACGCGTTCTTCGGAAGCTGCGCCGAGGGCGTGTTGCGCTACAGCGCCCGGCCGGTGCTCGTGGCGCGCGACGGAGTGGCCCCGCGATCCGGGACGTTCGAGCGCGTGCTCTGCGCGTACGACGGTTCGGCCGCCGCGCGCCGCGCGTTCGAAGCCGTCGCCGCGTTCGCCGCCGCGCGCCGCATCGAGGTGCATCTGCTCTCGGTCGTTCAGCTCGATAATCTGTACGCGACCGGGTACGAGCGCGACGGCTTCGATCCCGACGGTTCGATTCGCAGTATCTACGACGAGGCGCGGCGCGCGCTCAAGGTGCTCGCGGCGGGTCCTGCGTCGAGCGGTGTTTGCGTCGCGCTGCACGTCGGCGGCGGCGCCGACGTAGCGGCAGTGATCGGCGCCAGCGCGGCCGCGTACCGCTGCGGGCTGATCGCGATGGGAACCCACGGGCGCCGCGGGATCACGCGAGCTCTTCTCGGCAGCACCGCGGAAAGCGTCATTCGCGGCGGAGCCGCGCCGGTGCTGGCGCTGCACGAGCGTGTCGCTGTGCCGATGCCCAGCCTCGTTCCTGATGTGAAGAACGCAGCCTTCACGGAGCTGTCCCAGCGATGACTACCTTGAGCGATCGCGCCGGGAGCGTGACGTCGCGCCCGATCAGCTCTGCGCGACCAGGACCGGCTTGAAGTCGTAGAGTCTTGCTCCGGTCCGCGCGAACGTGGTGAGGCGCTGCATGTGTGCGCGTGCTTCGTTTCCGTCGCCGACGATGACGACGATCGCGGCCGACGAGCGCGCGATTCCGACCGCGTTGAGCCGCACCGGCACGATCCCTTCCACGGGGTGCCGAAGCGTGAAGTGCAGGGCCGCGTCTTGCGGATCGTACAGTGTTCGACGGTT of the Candidatus Eremiobacterota bacterium genome contains:
- a CDS encoding universal stress protein produces the protein MGTLKHVVVAVDGSAPSRRATAFALTLAAREAARISFCTVVDPVPAYAHAAGGAPIDVGGMLAALKEEAGGFCLEATARAAAHGVDASSSIMEGSAPDALREFAERNGADAIVVGTHGRRGAARVMLGSVASAMVRSAHVPVFTVRADATVAALGPIVVAVDVSKPSLAALRTALSLARSEQCALHLVHVFDDYDLDRIGEYPGYDPPIARRRAMAQTSDQLVGIADRVRVENVPFTSQMCEGDPVAETLAVAARVHARFVAVGTHGRNALGRFVYGSVAEGLIRDAPLPVMTVRVQQPVPAPRSSP
- a CDS encoding cytochrome C, with protein sequence MLLSLSSLPALILGAPGATRAAASRADAGAVVRGRYLVLIGNCNDCHTPGWRDSDGTLPQSQWLTGNRIGFRGAWGTSYPANLRLEFQMLGEDQWAIAIRTRGGHPPMPWHDLRVLTPADRHAIYAFIKSLGGAGVPAPAALPPWREPATPYIETRPRNPSSAS
- a CDS encoding universal stress protein; its protein translation is MLVAVDGSGPSDAAVRLSLQIGSGPEGALRFVSVFDPHDVGALAAAQQACRDALDDACRSAREGSAGASATMRTGNPVDEILAEADGWNATCVVVGTHARSGLPHAFFGSCAEGVLRYSARPVLVARDGVAPRSGTFERVLCAYDGSAAARRAFEAVAAFAAARRIEVHLLSVVQLDNLYATGYERDGFDPDGSIRSIYDEARRALKVLAAGPASSGVCVALHVGGGADVAAVIGASAAAYRCGLIAMGTHGRRGITRALLGSTAESVIRGGAAPVLALHERVAVPMPSLVPDVKNAAFTELSQR